In the genome of Bacteroidales bacterium, the window CTCTTGGAATGATGCAGCAGACAATAAACTTTCTGTTTGTAGAGCTGCGCGTGTGATACCTTGCAATACTTGATTTGCTGTTGCAGGTCTTGCATCTCTAGCTGTAGCTAATTTTTTGTCTTTACGTTTTAACATTGAGTTTTCATCGCGAAGTTTTCTAGATGAAACAATAGAACCTACTCTTAAAACTTCACTATCTCCAGCATCTTCTATATATTTCATATTGAAAATGCTATCGTTTTCATCTTGGAATTCAACTTTATTTACAAGCTCGCCTTCAAGGAAACGAGTGTCGCCACGCTCAATAATTTCTACCTTACGCATCATTTGACGAACAATAGTTTCAAAATGTTTGTCGTTGATTTTCACACCTTGTAATCTATAAACTTCTTGAATTTCATTTACAAGATATTCTTGCACTTTGGTAGGTCCTTTTATAGCTAAAATGTCAGCAGGAGAAGTAGCTCCATCAGAAAGAGGTGTGCCAGCTTTAATAAAGTCGTTTTCTTGAGCTAAAATTTGTTTTGTTGTCGGAATAAGATACGATTTAGTTTCACCGCTCTTAGAAGTAATAATAATTTCTTTATTTCCTCTTTTTAATTTTGGACCGAAAGAAACAACTCCGTCAATTTCTGCTACAACAGCAGGTTCAGAAGGATTTCTTGCTTCAAAAAGCTCAGTTACTCTAGGAAGTCCACCGGTGATATCTCCTGCTTTTCCAAGAGTACGTGGAATTTTTGCAATAATATCCCCTGCATTAACTTTTGTACCTTCTTCAACGGTTATATGTGCTCCAATAGGGAGGTCGTATCTTTTTAGTTCTTCTTTTGAAGAATCCATTATTTTTAGCAATGGATTACGAGCTTTTTGACGGCTTTCTATGATTACTTTGTCATGATAACCAGTTTGCTCATCAGATTCTTCTCTAAAAGTAACATTTTCTATAATGTCTTCAAATTCGATTTTTCCTGATACTTCAGAAAGAATTACAGCATTGTAAGGATCCCATTCGCAAATTAAGGTGCCTTTTGTAATTTCTTGATTTGATTTTACAAATAAATGAGAACCATAAGGAATATTTGCACTTTGTAGAATAGACATTGTTTTTGGATGTCTAATTCTCATTTCAGCAGAACGTCCCATAACTATAGACATAGGTTCTTTAGAATCATTTTTTGCAGTTACGCATCGTAATTCATCAATTTCTAAAAGACCATCATATTTTGCTTCAAGTTTTGATGTAATTGATACGTTTGATGCAGCTCCCCCAATGTGGAATGTACGTAGCGTAAGCTGAGTACCGGGTTCTCCAATAGACTGGGCTGCGATAACTCCAACAGCTTCTCCTTTTTGAACCATACGCCCTGTAGCGAGGTCACGTCCATAACATTTTGCACAAACACCACGTTTTGATTCGCATGTTAATACTGAACGGATTTCCACTTGTTCAATGTGAGCATCTTCAATTTTTCTAGCAAATTCTTCTGTAATTTCTTGTCCTTCGCCTATAATTAATTCACCAGTAGTAGGGTCAAATACGTCGTGTAAAGTAACTCGACCTAAAATTCTATCATATAAATTTTCAACAATTTCTTCATTTTTTTTCAATGCTGTAACAACTAATCCTCTTAACGCTCCACAATCATTTTCATTAATAATTACATCGTGAGCTACGTCAACTAAACGACGAGTTAGATAACCAGCATCAGCAGTTTTAAGAGCCGTATCAGCAAGACCTTTACGAGCGCCGTGTGTAGAAATAAAGTATTCAAGAACAGAAAGCCCTTCTTTGAAGTTTGAAAGAATAGGATTTTCAATAATTTCGCCTCCTGTAGCACCAGCTTTTTGAGGTTTTGCCATAAGTCCACGCATGCCAGACAATTGTCGGATTTGTTCTTTTGAACCTCTAGCTCCAGAATCTAGCATCATGTAAACAGGGTTAAAACCTTCTTTATCTTTTGATAGTTTATCTATTAAAACAGATGTTAGCCTTAAATTAGTGTTTGTCCAAATATCAATAATTTGGTTATATCTTTCATTATTTGTAATAAATCCCATGTTGTAGTTGTTCACTACCTCTTCAACTCTTTGATTAGCATCATTAATTAAAGTTTCTTTTTCAGCAGGGATTATAATGTCGCCAAGATTAAAAGATAATCCGCCTTTAAAAGCCATTTTAAATCCAAGACCTTTTATATCATCAAGGAATTGTGCAGCTTCTACGTTGTCAGTACCTTTTAATACTTCTCCAATTATGTCTCTAAGATTTTTCTTTGTTAAAAGTTTATTTACAAATCCTAATCTTTTTGGAACAACTTCGTTGAATAATATTCTTCCAATAGTAGTTTCAATAATAGAAGATTTGCCATCTTTATTTTTTATACGTACTTTAACGTTTGCATGTAAATCTGCTTGTCCTTCATTATATGCTATTATAGCTTCTTCAGGAGAGTAGAATGTGATATTTTCTCCTTTTACTTTGTGTTCTTTTGTAGAATTACGAGCTTTGGTCATGTAATATAAGCCCAAAACCATGTCTTGCGATGGAACAGCAATTGGAGCTCCATTAGCTGGGTTTAAGATATTGTGTGAAGCAAGCATTAGAAGTTGAGCTTCAAGAATTGCTTCATTACTTAATGGAACGTGAACAGCCATTTGGTCTCCGTCGAAGTCAGCATTAAAAGCTGTACAAACAAGAGGGTGAAGTTGAATTGCTTTTCCTTCTATAAGTTTTGGTTGGAAGGCTTGAATACCTAAGCGGTGTAGGGTAGGAGCACGGTTTAATAAAACAGGATGCCCTTTTAAAACGTTTTCTAAAATATCCCAAACTACAGGGTCTTTTCTATCAACTATTTTTTTAGCAGATTTTACAGTTTTAACAATGCCTCTTTCAAGCATTTTTCTGATAATAAATGGTTTGAAAAGCTCAGAAGCCATTTCTTTTGGAAGTCCGCATTCATTTAGCTTTAATTCAGGACCTACAACGATTACAGAACGACCGGAATAGTCAACACGCTTTCCTAACAAATTTTGGCGGAAACGTCCTTGTTTTCCTTTTAAACTATCAGATAATGATTTTAAAGCTCTATTTGATTCAGTTTTAACAGCATTAACTTTTCTACTATTATCAAATAAAGAATCAACTGACTCCTGCAACATG includes:
- the rpoC gene encoding DNA-directed RNA polymerase subunit beta', giving the protein MAFRRENTPKNNFSSITVSLASPEKILEMSYGEVTKPETVNYRTYKPERDGLFCERIFGPVKDYECHCGKYKRIRYKGIVCDRCGVEVTEKKVRRERMGHIELTVPVAHIWFFRSLPNKIGLLLGLRSKELEQIIYYEKYVIINPGIKEAEGFKEKDFLTEDEYLEILETLPRENQMLDDSDPNKFIAKMGGEALKDLLSKINLDELSPLLRDRADKETSQQRKSDLLKRLQVVESFREGNKHIENRPEWMIVQVVPVIPPELRPLVPLDGGRFASSDLNDLYRRVIIRNNRLKRLIEIKAPDVILRNEKRMLQESVDSLFDNSRKVNAVKTESNRALKSLSDSLKGKQGRFRQNLLGKRVDYSGRSVIVVGPELKLNECGLPKEMASELFKPFIIRKMLERGIVKTVKSAKKIVDRKDPVVWDILENVLKGHPVLLNRAPTLHRLGIQAFQPKLIEGKAIQLHPLVCTAFNADFDGDQMAVHVPLSNEAILEAQLLMLASHNILNPANGAPIAVPSQDMVLGLYYMTKARNSTKEHKVKGENITFYSPEEAIIAYNEGQADLHANVKVRIKNKDGKSSIIETTIGRILFNEVVPKRLGFVNKLLTKKNLRDIIGEVLKGTDNVEAAQFLDDIKGLGFKMAFKGGLSFNLGDIIIPAEKETLINDANQRVEEVVNNYNMGFITNNERYNQIIDIWTNTNLRLTSVLIDKLSKDKEGFNPVYMMLDSGARGSKEQIRQLSGMRGLMAKPQKAGATGGEIIENPILSNFKEGLSVLEYFISTHGARKGLADTALKTADAGYLTRRLVDVAHDVIINENDCGALRGLVVTALKKNEEIVENLYDRILGRVTLHDVFDPTTGELIIGEGQEITEEFARKIEDAHIEQVEIRSVLTCESKRGVCAKCYGRDLATGRMVQKGEAVGVIAAQSIGEPGTQLTLRTFHIGGAASNVSITSKLEAKYDGLLEIDELRCVTAKNDSKEPMSIVMGRSAEMRIRHPKTMSILQSANIPYGSHLFVKSNQEITKGTLICEWDPYNAVILSEVSGKIEFEDIIENVTFREESDEQTGYHDKVIIESRQKARNPLLKIMDSSKEELKRYDLPIGAHITVEEGTKVNAGDIIAKIPRTLGKAGDITGGLPRVTELFEARNPSEPAVVAEIDGVVSFGPKLKRGNKEIIITSKSGETKSYLIPTTKQILAQENDFIKAGTPLSDGATSPADILAIKGPTKVQEYLVNEIQEVYRLQGVKINDKHFETIVRQMMRKVEIIERGDTRFLEGELVNKVEFQDENDSIFNMKYIEDAGDSEVLRVGSIVSSRKLRDENSMLKRKDKKLATARDARPATANQVLQGITRAALQTESLLSAASFQETTKVLTEAAINAKQDFLKGMKENVIVGHLIPAGTGLREYDDLIVGSLDEYESLMASKEEEEILEKY